The genomic region GAAGAGATGAATTCCAACTGCATCTTTCAGCCGCGGGCCATTCCAGAGAGCAACGTCCAGATGGACAGCTTCGATAATCAACAATTGATAAGCATGATGATCCCCAACGAGACCTACAGCAGTGGTATTCTGCATCCCGCTACCTCAACAAAACTTTGGCGCCAGGAAAATCACTCCCCGAATATGGGCTATTACGGCCATGGCATGGTATGCTTTATTCAAATTCAGTTGCGCAATCTCCTCTCTTTGCAATTACGCACGGTCATATGAAATATTTGACAAAGCTCAGGCTGTTTGTTCATTCAGAGATTTGGCTTGGAGTAGGATATGGTTTCGTTATACTGTACTAGAATAGTAATGCACATCTCCTCTGGCTTGTTTTTCAGGCTCCCAGCTCACCGTTAGGTTCCCTGAATATGCCAAGTCCGGTCGATTACAATAGTTATTCGCCACAGGAGTCTTACTCTTCGTCGTGTTACAACTCTCCGACGAGGCTGGACTTGAGTTATGGGTTTATTCCagaccactaccactaccagaaCTGCAACCTCCAGGAGAGCGTCTCCACTCCAGAATACGCACCGTATGGCACATCAGACTATGTATACGCCTCGCCTGCGGAGGACAGCTACTTCAGGCGTGATTTGTCCAATTCAGAGCTGTGCTACCTTTGAAAATGTATTCGGTCTTTGTTGTCTGTGTAAATACAGTATAATTTGCAGTCAAAACAATGTCTGTAACTCGAAGTCAGAAGTTGACACTTGTGGCATTTGTTTTGAGATGTAGGCCTGCTTTGCATTTCAGTGTTTGCGGTCGAAGTTTCCTCCGAGTTTCTGTTTTTGATATGATTGGAATAATGGTTTTAGAATTCCCGAGTTTGGATAAATGTTGGATATGTGTGGGCTTAGTGCTATCTTCTTAGTTATTGACTTggatatttaagcaataaggcacggggGGGTGGTTATGGTCAACATACCACGGCCAAGGGCTGTTCTAACCTAGATGCAATGATGTCATCCAGTATATTTTTTCAGCATATATTTTCTTATGGATGCATTCATTTTGTAAATTCTTTGCAAAGCCTACCCAAAGGGAATTAGCAGCATCCCCTTCAACTCACTATTTAGTTTCCCTGTGCAGATGCACACCGAAGCTTAGTTAGAAACATTAACTTTAATAGACCAATCATGTTCAAGTTATTTAATCATATTTACTGCTAAAACACAAATAAAAATGTCTAATTAACCAAGACAAATTACAATAGACAGACGATAATGATCTAGAATTTGTTTTATAGTGCTTGTCATTACAAAAAATTATTTCAAAACCCACTGACAAACgaagaaaaacaaaacaataaggTTAACATTGACCGCTCTGGATGTGGAAAAATTATCTTCCATTAAGGCAGTTGCAAGTGCACGTCGCATCAGGTCACATCCAACTCAAGAGACTCCTATCTCCACTCTACCCTCCGTGCACACCATCCTCTGCCTCGGGATCCAAGTCTCCTCCGAGGCCGAGATAAAGTGGGGTTGAGCAGGGATAGAAGTAGGCCTGCCTGTCCAAAATGATCATATTGTTACATCTCACCAAAAATACGCACCAATAAAAGATAACTACCTGGATAAGGATTTAATGTTTTTATGACACACAACAGCTCAAAGAGGGTGTGATAATCGTGCACGAGTTGTGTGTAATAGAAAGCATAATCCAGTGCCTGCCAAATGCGCGCGCAAATCAGAATGTATTCATGTACATTTGTTACAGCTGCTTATAACTATGATTTTTACCCCAGTAGTTTActgtcactctcctgtcttcTGTTCTAAACATTATGTTCGTTAGCAGCAGTCATGATTATTGTAGCATAAACCCACATCCAAAAGTATAACCTTCTCATGTATGCAGGCTGCAAGCATAGTGCAGCACATACCTGCTGTGATCCTTGACCTCTTATGACGTCCAACTCATTAACCAAGTTTTCTGGGATAGTGATCTTGTGAAGGGCTCTGGGGTAAGATGCTTCTTTTTGGATGTCTAAATCCTTAGTAGAGCACCCTTTTCTCTTTTTATACAATCTGAGCTGAAGCATGTGTCTGGGTCTGCTCTCATTCATCAGAATGGAATTAATAATGAGGATTCTGGAAGAGAGGAAGCCAAGGGCTGCAGGTAGTGCTAGTGTTTGTCGTGTCATCAGAAGATCCTCAGAAGAACCTATGCGGTATTAGACTGAAGGCAACATTGACCGCTCTCCtccccttatatatatatatatatatatatatatatatatatatataaggggaggaggagggatgcaATTGCATGCATGGCACGTAAGGAGAGTAAGGAGAGTACAATAGTTGAAAGAGGGGCCTTCAAGTATTGTCTTTTCTCTTGACCTCTAGTTGATGTTGAACATACCAAATTAAGAGGGCCAAATTAAAGAAATCTTTAGGGCCTACATTATGAGCTACTATTAAATGTTGGGCCCAGATTTCATCACTGATTGCATCTGCAGACCTGGGTTAAAAtagtatttgtttattttttcagATAAGTTAGATGTGCCTGATTAAGCTTGCTTGGCACAAttgaaccaatggaatagtcccaaaattACAAATGTGCCGCCCATCTCacactccaggcaggctcaatcaaACACTCAAAGTACAGTATATGAAAAAATAAAACACATActacttctgtagctcagttggtagagcatggcgcttgtaacgccagggtagtgggttcgattcccgggaccacccatacgtagaatgtatgcacacatgactgtaagtcgctttggataaaagcgtctgctaaatggcatatattatttattattattatttgaaccCTGGGCCCCATTTGAAATTTAAAACTCTTACTGTGGTGCTCAATGGCCTAAATTAGTTGTCTTATAACTTGATTGACAAATGTGACAAGGTGGTTTGGTACTGTTTTGGGTTCTACCATTGGTGGGAGTGGAGGCAAGGCAGGGTTTTGGGTAAAAACAAAGGATATTAATTGTATGAAAAGGTATCTAAACAAGAAAACTGTGTAGCTTTTCAAAAACAAAGCAGGCATTGTACCTTAACCTCATCGCCTATCACATTCAGCTCATCTAATTGTCTCAAGCCCTGAAGTGAGTGTTCCCCCTTCATAACCCTTCATAAGGCCTATGAATGCTTCACAAATCATTCATAAACAACTGAAAGTGGTCCCACTAACATAAAAGGGATAGTTCAGTCAAATTACACATTTACTTATTGAATTCCTTACCTTAATCATACTTAGAAAtttgtctgtcttgtctctcaGTCTTTTCTATTTAGTTAGGTCTCGATGGGCTGGAGGAACACCATGCATTAGAATGACATTGGGGATATTGAGCTCTTGGGGATAAGGAACTACCCACCATTTTATATAATcagttatgctgtgttatgcacctgattaacatttattttttattattttgcaACCTTGCCTCCTTCTTACAGCTCCCTTTCTACACATCTTTCATTCTGAGCATAATATTTACTTGCAACATAAAGACACAATGAAAAGGACAAGGAAACAATTACCAAGTACCACACCATTTGTTCCATACAATTTCTcaacttaaatgtaaaaaataatatttaaaaaataaagggTTTTATGCTGTCCAGATGAACTGACAGTCAGCACTCACTCAGTGCTGAAAAGGAATGTGTCAAAGTCAAATGAATGCTAGGGTGTGTTCAGGGTTCCAAAGTCCCCCTACTCTCATGCCAAGTGCCTGTTTAACAATCCTCTGTGGAAATCCCCTGTTTCAccgtgtcaaatcaaatcaaatcaaatgctattggtcacatgcacatatttagcagatgttattggtcacatacacatatttagcagatgttattggtcacatacacatatttagcagatgttattggtcacatacacatatttagcagatgttattggtcacatacacatatttagcagatgttatt from Oncorhynchus keta strain PuntledgeMale-10-30-2019 chromosome 18, Oket_V2, whole genome shotgun sequence harbors:
- the LOC118397343 gene encoding POU class 2 homeobox associating factor 3 isoform X2, whose protein sequence is MSDKPKVYQGVRVKTTVKQLLQQKRALQTSTKTVIMKSQSLVSQDVCVSSSLSGHYFDYFPEEMNSNCIFQPRAIPESNVQMDSFDNQQLISMMIPNETYSSGILHPATSTKLWRQENHSPNMGYYGHGMAPSSPLGSLNMPSPVDYNSYSPQESYSSSCYNSPTRLDLSYGFIPDHYHYQNCNLQESVSTPEYAPYGTSDYVYASPAEDSYFRRDLSNSELCYL
- the LOC118397343 gene encoding POU class 2 homeobox associating factor 3 isoform X1, whose translation is MVLLHHCQVWGFDRLTGMIIKTKTTFILSSDKPKVYQGVRVKTTVKQLLQQKRALQTSTKTVIMKSQSLVSQDVCVSSSLSGHYFDYFPEEMNSNCIFQPRAIPESNVQMDSFDNQQLISMMIPNETYSSGILHPATSTKLWRQENHSPNMGYYGHGMAPSSPLGSLNMPSPVDYNSYSPQESYSSSCYNSPTRLDLSYGFIPDHYHYQNCNLQESVSTPEYAPYGTSDYVYASPAEDSYFRRDLSNSELCYL
- the LOC118397343 gene encoding uncharacterized protein LOC118397343 isoform X3; this encodes MPLLCYTVGYLKKSQSLVSQDVCVSSSLSGHYFDYFPEEMNSNCIFQPRAIPESNVQMDSFDNQQLISMMIPNETYSSGILHPATSTKLWRQENHSPNMGYYGHGMAPSSPLGSLNMPSPVDYNSYSPQESYSSSCYNSPTRLDLSYGFIPDHYHYQNCNLQESVSTPEYAPYGTSDYVYASPAEDSYFRRDLSNSELCYL